In Cicer arietinum cultivar CDC Frontier isolate Library 1 chromosome 7, Cicar.CDCFrontier_v2.0, whole genome shotgun sequence, a single window of DNA contains:
- the LOC101491407 gene encoding stem 28 kDa glycoprotein-like, which produces MKILIFFVVIFLATCDGNVLKHEHGSTNQIFPLQMKSGPGGHYIPDLSCASWRVGVEAHNIINWKTIPKECEKYVGNYMLGAQYRADSKYVNREGYYYAKTLNISGDGKDIWVFDIDETTLSNLPYYAKHGFGVEPYNEVAFNEWVEVGAAPALPESQKLYNKLLSLGIKIVFLTGRPLKQKNSTATNLKNAGYHTWEKLILKDTTKYHGKTAVTYKSSERKKLEKEGYRIVGNIGDQWSDILGTNIGQRTFKLPDPLYYIS; this is translated from the exons ATGAAAATACTAATTTTCTTTGTTGTAATATTCTTAGCAACATGTGATGGGAATGTTCTCAAGCATGAACATGGATCAACCAATCAAATTTTCCCTCTTCAAATGAAATCTGGGCCAGGTGGTCATTACATTCCCGATTTATCATGTGCTAGTTGGAGAGTTGGTGTTGAAGCACACAACATCATTAATTGGAAAACTATTCCAAAAGAATGTGAAAAATATGTTGGAAACTATATGTTAGGTGCTCAATATAGAGCTGATTCTAAATATGTTAACCGTGAAGGTTATTACTATGCTAAGACTCTCAATATAAGTGGAGATGGTAAAGACATTTGGGTCTTTGATATTGATGAAACTACACTATCTAATCTTCCTTATTATGCTAAACATGGATTTGG GGTGGAACCATACAACGAGGTAGCGTTTAATGAATGGGTTGAGGTTGGGGCAGCACCAGCACTACCAGAATCTCAAAAACTATACAACAAATTATTGTCTCTTGGTATCAAGATTGTGTTCTTAACAGGAAGACCACTCAAACAAAAGAACTCAACAGCTACAAACTTGAAGAATGCTGGATACCACACTTGGGAAAAGTTGATTTTAAA GGATACAACAAAATATCATGGTAAAACAGCAGTTACATACAAATCAAGTGAGAGAAAGAAGTTGGAGAAAGAAGGATACAGAATAGTTGGAAACATTGGTGATCAATGGAGTGATATTCTTGGAACCAACATTGGCCAGAGGACTTTTAAGCTCCCTGATCCCTTGTATTACATTAGTTAA